A genome region from Methanobacterium subterraneum includes the following:
- a CDS encoding DUF504 domain-containing protein, whose translation MAKRILDMLKWHPEMNMENCQVTYLHRGSAGDLKTIPATDIQTLEGGFMIMVDGAMVPYHRIIRIECDNKLIWDKNPKIGGSDDHVNSG comes from the coding sequence ATGGCCAAGAGAATCCTGGACATGCTAAAATGGCATCCGGAAATGAACATGGAAAATTGCCAGGTCACCTATTTGCACCGGGGAAGTGCAGGCGACCTTAAAACCATCCCTGCCACTGATATTCAAACTTTAGAAGGAGGATTTATGATTATGGTTGACGGAGCTATGGTTCCTTATCATCGCATAATAAGAATAGAATGTGATAACAAACTTATATGGGATAAAAATCCTAAAATAGGAGGTTCAGATGACCACGTCAACTCTGGTTAA